A genome region from Tolypothrix sp. PCC 7712 includes the following:
- a CDS encoding caspase family protein, with protein sequence MPPIKRRHFLQFAGSTLSAITLSQSNFTQQANRYAQVIAQNTPRKLALLVGVNSYPSGIPSLKGCLSDVEMQYELLVHRFGFNPKDIVVITDEADLKPTRQNILDQFQTHLIDQAKPGDVVVFHFSGHGSRIIDPYPIPELIINGEVVPNTNKLNGTLVPRDRNTERSDVVQDIMGRSLFLLMYALKTNNVTAILDSCHSGGGTRGDLVFRAVSSRLDSGESAQPSETELEFQRRWMKDLQLSEAKLYDMRRKGIAKGVAIGSAQFDQFAAEAKFDNDTFHCGAFTYILTRYLWQASSVEGIGNTFVNLERSTNDLAIKSSMYQTPIIAANPETNSQKPTFFLNPVKPWAEAVVRKVKPSGEIEYWLGGISALSLEAKPKGIIWALINTKGQEVGEIEQQDRKGLVGYGKLTKGESKNVQPGVLLREKIRGIPENLKLRVGLDISLGEQLEIAKASLASIDRIEVVSTGAEYILGRMTNSYLQQVKPKKIRDLPTVDSFGLFLPGLTPLANTFQKSGESASSAVERLQGRLISLLAGKLLKLITGSDAAFGGNSTKLNVTTAIAPKGSSTKTTPSQFLSGTDVQVKVRNNEKDNLYIAVISIGSSGKITPLFPYWNSAEIEAILAPQQEIITPQESDGYSFKLKGVGSQEILVLASFLPIRDALKGLKSIADITNPDGRTPVNIEGEQALGWVQELLGDLERNTRSIRVESSGDRIVAKSQLAAISTIINVVES encoded by the coding sequence ATGCCTCCCATCAAACGTCGCCATTTTCTCCAATTTGCTGGTTCTACACTCAGCGCAATTACACTAAGTCAATCAAATTTTACCCAGCAAGCTAATCGCTATGCTCAAGTAATTGCTCAAAATACCCCACGAAAATTAGCTTTACTAGTTGGTGTAAATTCCTATCCATCAGGCATCCCATCCCTAAAAGGTTGTCTCAGTGATGTAGAAATGCAATATGAATTACTGGTACATCGCTTTGGCTTTAATCCCAAAGATATCGTTGTCATTACAGATGAAGCAGATTTAAAGCCAACACGGCAAAATATTTTAGATCAATTTCAAACCCATTTAATTGACCAAGCAAAACCAGGAGATGTAGTTGTTTTTCATTTTTCCGGACATGGCTCGCGGATTATCGATCCCTATCCGATTCCGGAACTAATTATCAATGGCGAAGTAGTTCCTAATACCAACAAGCTTAACGGTACCCTTGTACCTCGTGACCGAAATACAGAACGTAGCGATGTAGTTCAAGATATTATGGGGCGGAGTTTATTTTTGTTGATGTATGCCCTAAAAACTAACAACGTCACAGCAATTTTAGATAGCTGTCACTCAGGGGGAGGTACGCGGGGTGATTTGGTATTTCGTGCTGTTTCGTCTCGACTTGATAGTGGGGAATCGGCTCAACCAAGTGAAACAGAATTAGAATTTCAGCGACGGTGGATGAAAGACTTGCAGCTATCGGAAGCAAAGCTTTATGATATGCGCCGTAAGGGTATTGCTAAAGGTGTGGCAATTGGTTCGGCTCAATTTGACCAGTTTGCGGCAGAAGCGAAGTTTGATAATGATACATTTCACTGTGGAGCCTTTACCTATATCCTTACTCGTTATTTGTGGCAAGCAAGTTCTGTAGAAGGTATAGGTAATACTTTTGTGAATTTAGAGCGTAGTACCAATGATCTTGCTATTAAGTCATCAATGTATCAAACTCCTATAATTGCTGCTAATCCAGAAACAAACAGCCAAAAACCAACATTTTTCCTGAATCCCGTAAAACCCTGGGCTGAAGCGGTTGTGAGAAAGGTAAAACCTAGTGGAGAAATAGAATATTGGTTAGGTGGTATTTCTGCTTTGAGCCTAGAAGCAAAACCAAAAGGAATTATTTGGGCGTTAATTAATACAAAGGGACAAGAAGTTGGCGAAATTGAGCAACAGGACAGAAAGGGTTTGGTCGGTTATGGCAAACTGACTAAAGGGGAAAGTAAAAACGTTCAACCTGGTGTCCTGCTCAGAGAAAAGATACGAGGTATTCCCGAAAATCTTAAGTTGCGGGTTGGGTTAGATATTTCCTTGGGTGAGCAGTTAGAAATAGCAAAAGCTTCTTTAGCTTCTATAGATCGGATCGAAGTGGTTTCAACCGGGGCAGAATATATTCTGGGAAGGATGACTAATAGCTATCTGCAACAGGTAAAACCAAAGAAAATTCGAGATTTACCAACAGTAGATAGTTTTGGGCTGTTTTTACCAGGACTCACTCCTTTAGCCAACACTTTCCAAAAATCAGGAGAATCAGCTTCATCAGCTGTTGAGCGCTTGCAGGGGCGTTTAATATCATTATTAGCTGGCAAACTATTGAAACTGATTACAGGTAGTGATGCAGCTTTTGGTGGCAATAGCACAAAATTGAATGTTACAACTGCGATCGCTCCTAAAGGTAGTAGTACAAAAACGACACCTTCTCAGTTTTTATCTGGTACAGATGTACAAGTAAAAGTACGTAACAATGAAAAGGATAACTTATATATAGCCGTTATTAGTATTGGTAGTAGTGGTAAAATAACACCGCTTTTCCCCTACTGGAATTCGGCAGAGATAGAAGCCATTCTCGCACCACAACAGGAGATTATTACCCCTCAAGAAAGTGATGGCTATAGTTTCAAGCTTAAAGGGGTGGGAAGTCAAGAAATTTTGGTCTTAGCAAGTTTTTTGCCAATTCGTGATGCTTTGAAAGGATTAAAGAGCATTGCAGATATAACAAACCCTGATGGAAGAACTCCTGTAAACATCGAGGGTGAGCAAGCATTAGGGTGGGTGCAAGAACTATTAGGGGATTTAGAACGAAATACCCGGAGTATTAGAGTAGAAAGTTCAGGCGATCGCATTGTCGCTAAAAGCCAACTTGCAGCAATTTCCACCATTATTAATGTGGTTGAATCTTAG
- a CDS encoding S8 family peptidase, which yields MRRLISSLILAGCFFSATSFSLLPQQHREFAQAQTADELFYTFYGQKIPLNLRRDTVAVSFKPKNTRSRSIQPLYLQLQQDLRRGGGNTRSIGSNHRSDVDVKPLGENIALVNLPSGTRASLNTVQQQIQKQPYVQEILPILSRKSQSASPETKSEPVIVLPNEIVISFEGEMSESQRQIILLRHNLEVLRPLRFSKNRYLVRSKSVSGTEILHVANQLTQVPGVQSATPNFIQATSDHMSQLLATAANLPETPHAAERLQQQLAQLPQPKDTPISSNLLPLQWHLNSTPRRGQLLARTDIRATEAWRNSNGGRGVVVAVIDSLIQWDHPDLVKKTYKSGDRSDKLPGEEYGWDFSSPGEGDADTRLSSQEMSQIQAEFQDTFKLPSDQLLKKYQQLSGILKQRYPKASDSEIAHRIRNLIRAEIGSEFHGTWAAGVIAANSEDKAGILGVAPHTQILPIRVFGLRGAINMASLSEAIGYAASRNVDVINMSLGGLLPDEGLTEQIFDVLDAHRHLVIVASAGNENLDGVGFPAGIPGVVSVGATNMTGNRTFYSSYGGGLDLVAPGGEIQNSLSGGILTTGGTWLDGFWQGMSVPDYTWGLALDPLGKYVQVQGTSFSAPIVSGVVALMKGEDPKRRLSRDEIVSILNQTATYDGLNLSKADANRYRLQKEVGFGTVVDAPVSRPSGIFPKAKPVSAQEYFFGRGLVNADAAVQAVKQR from the coding sequence ATGAGACGTTTAATTTCCAGTCTGATTTTGGCAGGTTGTTTTTTCAGTGCTACCAGCTTTTCTCTGCTTCCTCAGCAACACCGTGAGTTCGCGCAGGCACAAACAGCAGATGAATTGTTTTATACATTTTACGGACAAAAAATTCCTTTGAATTTGCGCCGTGATACGGTGGCTGTGAGCTTTAAACCCAAGAATACACGCTCTCGCTCTATCCAACCTTTATACTTACAGTTGCAACAAGATTTACGACGTGGTGGCGGTAATACTCGTAGCATTGGTAGTAATCATCGCTCTGATGTAGATGTTAAACCTTTGGGAGAAAACATCGCTCTAGTTAACCTACCTTCTGGCACTCGTGCTTCCTTAAATACAGTTCAACAGCAGATTCAAAAACAGCCTTACGTGCAAGAAATATTACCTATCTTATCCCGTAAATCACAGTCAGCATCTCCAGAAACAAAATCTGAGCCAGTTATTGTACTACCCAACGAGATTGTCATTAGTTTTGAGGGCGAGATGTCCGAGAGCCAAAGGCAAATTATCCTACTGCGCCACAATTTAGAAGTACTTCGTCCCTTGAGATTTAGTAAAAACCGCTACTTAGTACGTTCTAAGTCAGTATCTGGGACTGAAATTTTACATGTGGCTAATCAACTAACTCAAGTACCAGGAGTGCAATCAGCAACACCGAATTTTATTCAAGCGACTTCCGATCATATGTCGCAATTGCTGGCAACAGCAGCCAATTTACCAGAAACTCCTCACGCCGCCGAACGCTTACAACAGCAGTTGGCACAGTTACCCCAACCAAAAGATACTCCGATTTCTTCCAACTTACTACCTTTGCAATGGCATTTAAATAGTACTCCTCGCCGGGGTCAGCTGTTAGCTCGGACTGATATTCGCGCTACGGAAGCCTGGCGCAACAGCAATGGCGGACGTGGGGTTGTCGTGGCGGTAATTGATAGCTTGATTCAATGGGATCATCCCGACTTGGTGAAGAAGACATACAAATCTGGCGATCGCTCTGATAAATTACCTGGTGAGGAATATGGCTGGGACTTTTCTAGCCCAGGTGAAGGTGACGCTGATACACGCTTGAGTTCCCAAGAAATGTCACAGATTCAAGCAGAATTTCAAGACACTTTTAAATTACCATCTGACCAATTATTAAAGAAATATCAACAACTGTCGGGCATCTTAAAACAGCGTTACCCTAAAGCTTCAGACAGTGAAATTGCTCATCGCATTCGCAATCTGATTCGTGCTGAAATTGGGAGTGAGTTTCACGGTACTTGGGCTGCGGGTGTGATTGCTGCTAATTCGGAAGATAAAGCAGGTATTCTGGGAGTTGCGCCTCATACCCAAATCCTGCCAATTAGGGTTTTTGGCTTACGTGGTGCGATTAATATGGCAAGTTTATCCGAAGCTATTGGTTATGCTGCCAGTAGAAATGTTGATGTGATCAATATGAGTTTGGGTGGTTTGCTTCCTGATGAGGGATTAACCGAGCAAATTTTTGATGTGTTGGATGCTCATCGTCATTTGGTAATAGTTGCTTCTGCTGGTAATGAAAATTTGGATGGAGTTGGATTCCCGGCTGGTATTCCTGGTGTTGTATCAGTAGGTGCTACAAATATGACGGGTAATCGCACCTTCTACAGCAGTTATGGCGGCGGATTAGATCTAGTCGCACCCGGCGGCGAAATCCAAAATAGCCTCAGTGGTGGAATTTTAACGACAGGTGGTACTTGGTTGGATGGTTTTTGGCAGGGAATGTCTGTACCAGATTACACCTGGGGTTTGGCGTTAGACCCCTTAGGTAAGTATGTCCAGGTACAAGGGACTTCTTTCTCGGCTCCCATTGTTTCAGGAGTAGTGGCCCTGATGAAGGGAGAAGATCCAAAACGGCGATTAAGCCGCGATGAAATTGTCTCAATTCTCAATCAGACTGCTACCTATGATGGACTCAATCTTTCTAAAGCTGATGCTAATCGCTATAGGTTGCAGAAGGAAGTCGGTTTTGGAACTGTTGTAGATGCTCCAGTTTCACGACCTTCTGGTATTTTCCCTAAGGCGAAACCCGTTTCCGCCCAAGAGTATTTCTTCGGTCGTGGTTTAGTTAATGCTGATGCTGCGGTGCAGGCTGTGAAGCAGAGATAG
- a CDS encoding DUF1822 family protein — MTNLLSNLPPMSYLDFDALPTSAVILSPDEIDQAAVLSNQVINESKQWQAYLHYLALSAFEQWLEERAESLTINREQCTSLQPVLANFISGVANLQVGEFKVCLIATGSLSDEMVNIPRVVVDLPEFIPHFYVLVEVLEEQEAANVYAFLSYEELQENLQTTSLQSDWNYQLTISCFDSNPDRLLLYLRCLESSAISLPVIPTNRSAILANIQNQLVELLPQLQSPKRELSEVLTWEQAAAVLTSPELINWVYTLQTQAAIENIEIGSANPESTAAFASLQDVIKLITQPALNAGRWLWDELDDLAASLSWVLLPSFADASQMRPIRSPEEEFEVIATQLRQRGLEIPVQARGAYQDLLLAGIPLRLYAVTWHLLSESEQPEWSLLLILGAPALSSLPSGIKLRVSDQTGILDEPGLNAESEDSYIFTRVVGNWDEKFLVSVSLMDGVEVTLPPFAFNLERLRN; from the coding sequence ATGACAAATTTATTAAGTAATCTTCCTCCCATGTCTTACCTTGATTTTGATGCTTTACCAACTTCAGCAGTTATTCTCTCACCCGATGAGATTGACCAAGCCGCAGTACTCAGTAATCAAGTTATTAATGAATCCAAACAATGGCAAGCTTATCTTCATTATTTAGCTTTATCAGCTTTTGAGCAATGGCTAGAAGAAAGAGCAGAATCTTTAACTATTAATCGCGAGCAATGTACAAGTTTACAACCAGTTTTAGCAAATTTTATTAGTGGCGTTGCTAATTTACAAGTAGGGGAATTTAAAGTCTGTTTAATTGCCACTGGTAGCTTGAGCGATGAAATGGTTAATATTCCCAGAGTAGTTGTAGATTTACCAGAGTTTATTCCCCACTTTTATGTTTTAGTGGAGGTGTTAGAAGAACAAGAAGCAGCAAATGTTTATGCTTTTTTAAGCTATGAAGAATTACAAGAGAATTTACAGACAACCTCTTTACAGTCAGATTGGAATTATCAACTGACAATATCCTGTTTTGATAGTAATCCAGACCGTCTCTTGCTTTATCTACGATGTTTGGAATCATCAGCAATCTCTTTACCTGTAATTCCTACAAATCGTAGTGCGATTTTAGCAAATATACAAAATCAGTTGGTGGAATTATTACCTCAGTTACAATCACCGAAACGGGAATTATCTGAAGTTTTAACTTGGGAACAAGCTGCTGCTGTTTTAACTAGTCCAGAATTGATCAATTGGGTTTACACATTACAAACACAAGCAGCTATAGAGAATATAGAGATTGGTAGCGCCAACCCAGAATCAACAGCTGCTTTTGCGTCTCTACAAGATGTAATTAAATTAATTACCCAACCTGCTTTAAATGCTGGACGTTGGTTGTGGGATGAGTTGGATGATTTAGCTGCTTCACTTTCTTGGGTGCTGTTACCCAGTTTTGCAGATGCTTCCCAAATGCGCCCAATACGTAGTCCTGAGGAAGAATTTGAGGTAATAGCTACTCAATTACGACAGAGGGGTTTAGAAATTCCCGTACAAGCGCGGGGTGCGTATCAAGATTTACTTTTAGCTGGGATACCTTTGCGGTTGTATGCTGTGACTTGGCATTTACTATCGGAATCTGAACAGCCAGAGTGGAGTTTGTTACTAATTTTGGGCGCACCTGCTTTAAGTAGTTTACCGTCTGGGATTAAACTTAGGGTCAGCGACCAAACAGGTATTTTGGATGAACCGGGATTAAATGCAGAGAGTGAAGATTCTTATATATTTACCCGTGTGGTTGGTAATTGGGATGAGAAGTTTTTGGTGAGTGTGAGTTTGATGGATGGCGTTGAGGTGACTTTACCGCCTTTTGCGTTTAATTTGGAGCGGTTACGGAATTGA
- a CDS encoding tetratricopeptide repeat protein: MEILQQALAIHKEVKDTDREAYTLIRIGIVYSNLRDYKREFESYQQALKISKTLENKDGELRVLFNLGWHYNSQEDYVLAVDYWQKSLILAREIQNKSLEASSLENIGDTYSVQKEYSKAIEFYQQALVINRGLKNKSKEADILQMIGNIYFIQEQYKQASQIYEQGLTVAQEAKDKLREASIITEIGKVYFQQKQYSQAIETYQKALSIAQDLKNKSLEIGILRELGNIYSQQNQYEQAIKIYKQALSIAREKKDKSLEIRILGEIGDAYKDQNMYDSALPFYQQALPLLSAIEDNTFKANFLIVIGQTYLFQNKDDQAIELFQQALKIYQTLQNKEGQLTALQKILAGHNSKAVDFFVKELYGQAKVEYSRVIELAPSVINLAKELNKPKIQASTLADLGAAYAFIHENKKAVETLQQAAKMARDLKDLVTEATALGTLANIYRSQGEHHKQLEVDKRYLEIKREEKSKSQQDYGLLGEVFALKSLASTYNVLGEHKKAVATYHEALRIAQQIKIDKLPSNVRDNAVEAEISALGGLQTSYSLFGKSNQALDFAQQAVKKAQASGIKEYYAEALIDLAKLYTDDFKDFPKAIDICKQALTIAQQIKEPKVEANALKQLSNIYTKQGNHTSALESAQQLLAIAKRVESPSLEEDALNNLRDIYFSQGNFIKSLEIAQQNLQIVQSKMVGNEIIVLLNLIENYIYVGDTNKALETAQQALALTRKQSNLLFEPGILVYLSKVYKFQGEYDKGIKTAEQAISISRQINNFTLEIESIAALATIYEATGQYQQVTALGEPLLGKIQKLNNPVRKAEVLIVVGKAYGLTGEYTKGKQLVEQGLATARELKNPLLEVQALNALGSIYSSLNDYGQALDLTQQSLKIAEQLKSPIIQVDTLYFLGDIYSKLGDYKNSAKYYEQALTIVKQFNNRQGEGTLLLALASNYFYQGETNKAIDSATKALVIFTDIKEPRLEALAKLILSAGYGESKDDAKAMESAQAFLDFARKNQNSVWEKLAFSNIGSLHRKFGRTEQAIVAYQQALAIKTDNQVKGADAGIYAGLGRVYQDLNQPNIAIANYKKSVNRLEEIRGGIEGLPKELQNSFLNSTIDFAQMKVSDIYAQLAGLLNDQGAYNEAFQIRLLIEEQEIREARGSRGSTEGKLNIPLTPTEAKIPEQGKITLALASQISECERTKCSQLTELNNKLSASIQQVNKELKKIEEEIKDNRAKDEQFFNPKGFAKAQAIVEAQAKETRANSVMIYPLVLENELWLQVYGQNGLVKTEKVQVSRKELRNTVKKFRELIGKCEPEGYYCSVKDIAEIQPISQQLYRWLIKPLEKELTDNQVKNLIFALHREIRYIPMSALHDGKQYLIEKYTIHNVTTEKIEEQDKLPTNIQNTPLLAMGLSEPAPDPNPNSNKSFRALLNVPKELDAIVRENTNDKQGIYPGKEYLNKIFNFETLRDNLNKYKILHLATHGVFDSTTPEQSYILMGTGTPLTPDMISSLTGLKDIHLVVLSACQTALATSTNQDEAQDGVEINTLAYEFMNRGAKSVMASLWKVDDPSTSQLMQLFYKNLATGKMTKSEALRQAQLSIIKGNNSTNTNIDKRGAYLEPGALPRNEQRKSSYSHPYYWAPFILIGNGL; encoded by the coding sequence TTGGAAATTTTACAGCAAGCTTTAGCTATTCATAAAGAAGTAAAAGATACTGATCGGGAAGCATATACATTAATTAGAATTGGAATAGTTTATAGTAATTTACGTGATTATAAACGTGAATTTGAGTCATATCAACAGGCATTAAAAATAAGTAAAACCCTCGAAAATAAAGACGGAGAGTTGAGAGTTTTATTTAATCTAGGATGGCACTATAACAGTCAGGAAGATTATGTTCTTGCTGTGGATTATTGGCAAAAATCATTAATACTAGCGCGAGAAATTCAAAATAAATCATTAGAAGCTAGCAGCCTTGAAAATATTGGTGATACTTACTCTGTTCAAAAAGAATATAGCAAAGCTATTGAATTTTATCAGCAAGCATTAGTAATAAATAGAGGATTAAAAAATAAATCAAAAGAAGCAGATATTCTTCAGATGATTGGGAATATTTACTTTATTCAAGAACAGTACAAGCAAGCTAGTCAAATATATGAACAAGGATTAACCGTAGCTCAAGAAGCCAAAGATAAATTAAGAGAAGCTAGTATTATTACAGAAATTGGGAAAGTTTATTTTCAACAAAAACAATATTCACAGGCGATTGAAACTTATCAAAAAGCACTTAGTATCGCACAAGACTTAAAAAATAAATCTCTAGAAATAGGTATTCTTAGAGAATTAGGAAATATTTACTCCCAGCAAAATCAGTACGAACAAGCAATTAAAATCTACAAACAAGCATTAAGTATTGCACGAGAGAAAAAAGATAAATCTCTAGAAATTCGTATTTTAGGAGAGATTGGAGATGCTTATAAAGACCAAAACATGTATGACAGCGCTCTTCCATTTTATCAGCAAGCACTACCACTTCTATCAGCAATTGAAGATAACACATTCAAAGCAAATTTTCTAATTGTTATCGGTCAAACTTATTTATTTCAAAATAAAGATGATCAAGCAATTGAATTATTTCAACAAGCCTTAAAAATTTATCAGACGCTTCAAAATAAAGAAGGGCAACTGACTGCTTTGCAGAAAATTCTTGCAGGGCATAATTCTAAAGCTGTAGACTTCTTTGTTAAAGAATTATATGGTCAAGCGAAAGTAGAATATTCTCGTGTCATAGAACTAGCTCCATCAGTTATTAATCTTGCAAAAGAACTAAATAAACCAAAAATTCAAGCATCTACTTTGGCTGATTTAGGTGCTGCTTATGCTTTTATCCATGAAAATAAAAAGGCAGTTGAAACTTTACAACAGGCTGCCAAAATGGCTCGCGATCTGAAAGATTTAGTCACTGAAGCAACAGCTTTAGGAACCTTAGCCAATATCTATCGATCTCAAGGAGAACATCATAAACAATTAGAAGTAGATAAACGATATTTAGAAATAAAAAGAGAAGAAAAATCAAAATCACAACAAGATTATGGTTTATTGGGAGAAGTATTTGCTTTAAAATCTCTAGCTAGTACTTATAATGTTTTGGGAGAGCATAAAAAGGCAGTTGCAACATATCATGAGGCTTTACGTATAGCCCAGCAAATAAAAATTGATAAATTACCATCCAATGTTCGGGATAATGCTGTGGAAGCAGAAATTTCTGCTTTGGGAGGTCTACAAACAAGTTATAGTCTCTTTGGTAAATCTAATCAAGCTTTAGATTTTGCTCAACAAGCTGTCAAAAAAGCTCAGGCATCAGGTATAAAAGAATATTATGCAGAAGCTTTAATTGACTTAGCTAAATTATATACTGATGACTTCAAAGATTTTCCTAAAGCAATCGATATATGTAAGCAAGCCTTAACTATCGCTCAACAAATCAAAGAACCTAAAGTTGAAGCAAACGCATTAAAACAACTCAGTAATATTTACACCAAACAAGGTAATCACACTTCTGCCCTGGAATCTGCACAGCAACTTTTGGCTATAGCCAAGCGAGTAGAAAGTCCCTCTCTGGAAGAAGATGCTTTAAATAACTTACGCGATATTTACTTTAGCCAGGGTAACTTTATTAAATCTCTAGAGATAGCACAACAAAATCTGCAAATAGTACAAAGCAAAATGGTTGGGAATGAAATTATTGTTTTGCTAAATCTTATTGAAAATTACATTTATGTAGGTGATACAAATAAAGCATTGGAGACAGCACAGCAAGCTTTAGCTTTAACAAGAAAACAGTCAAATTTATTGTTTGAACCAGGTATTTTAGTATATCTCAGCAAAGTATATAAATTCCAAGGAGAATATGACAAGGGTATTAAAACAGCAGAGCAAGCAATAAGTATTTCACGTCAAATTAATAATTTTACTTTAGAAATCGAATCTATAGCGGCTTTAGCTACTATTTATGAAGCCACAGGACAGTATCAACAAGTGACGGCTCTTGGTGAACCTTTACTTGGTAAAATTCAAAAGTTAAATAATCCAGTCAGAAAGGCAGAAGTTTTAATTGTTGTAGGTAAAGCATACGGATTAACTGGGGAGTACACAAAGGGTAAACAATTAGTCGAGCAAGGTTTGGCAACTGCCCGTGAATTGAAAAATCCACTATTGGAAGTCCAGGCTTTAAACGCATTAGGTAGTATTTACAGTTCCCTGAATGATTATGGACAAGCTTTAGATTTAACACAGCAAAGTTTAAAAATTGCAGAGCAACTTAAAAGTCCTATCATTCAAGTTGATACCTTATATTTTTTGGGAGATATTTATAGCAAACTAGGAGACTACAAAAATAGCGCTAAGTATTATGAACAAGCATTGACAATAGTCAAACAGTTCAACAATCGTCAGGGCGAAGGTACACTTTTATTAGCTCTAGCTAGTAATTACTTTTATCAAGGAGAAACGAATAAAGCTATAGATTCAGCAACAAAAGCATTGGTGATTTTTACAGATATTAAAGAACCTCGCTTAGAAGCTTTAGCAAAATTAATTCTAAGTGCTGGCTATGGTGAATCGAAAGATGATGCAAAAGCGATGGAATCTGCTCAAGCATTTTTGGACTTTGCGAGAAAAAACCAAAATAGTGTTTGGGAAAAGTTAGCTTTCAGTAATATTGGTAGTTTACATCGTAAGTTTGGCAGAACAGAACAAGCAATAGTTGCTTATCAACAAGCTTTAGCAATTAAAACAGATAATCAAGTAAAAGGTGCAGACGCAGGTATTTATGCTGGATTAGGACGGGTTTATCAGGATTTAAATCAACCTAATATTGCTATTGCAAATTATAAGAAATCTGTGAATAGGCTTGAAGAAATTCGTGGTGGTATTGAAGGCTTACCCAAAGAATTACAAAACTCTTTCTTAAATTCAACTATTGATTTCGCTCAAATGAAGGTATCGGATATATATGCTCAACTCGCAGGTTTGTTAAATGATCAAGGAGCATATAATGAAGCGTTCCAAATCCGGTTACTTATAGAAGAACAAGAAATTCGAGAAGCAAGAGGTTCTAGAGGTAGCACAGAAGGTAAATTAAATATCCCTCTCACTCCCACAGAAGCAAAGATTCCCGAACAAGGTAAAATCACACTTGCTTTGGCTAGTCAGATAAGTGAATGCGAAAGAACTAAATGCAGTCAACTCACTGAGCTTAATAATAAGCTCAGTGCTTCAATTCAACAAGTAAATAAAGAATTGAAGAAAATTGAAGAAGAAATTAAGGATAATCGTGCTAAAGATGAACAATTCTTTAATCCGAAAGGATTCGCAAAAGCCCAAGCAATTGTTGAAGCCCAAGCAAAGGAAACACGCGCAAACAGCGTTATGATTTATCCCTTGGTACTAGAAAATGAATTGTGGTTACAAGTATATGGACAAAACGGGCTAGTCAAAACAGAGAAAGTCCAAGTATCAAGGAAGGAATTAAGAAATACAGTCAAAAAATTTCGTGAGTTAATCGGAAAATGTGAACCAGAAGGTTATTACTGTAGTGTAAAAGATATTGCCGAAATACAGCCTATCAGCCAACAACTCTACAGATGGCTAATTAAACCTTTAGAGAAGGAATTAACGGATAATCAGGTCAAAAATCTGATTTTTGCGCTACATAGAGAAATTCGCTATATTCCCATGAGCGCACTTCATGATGGGAAACAATATCTAATCGAAAAATACACAATTCATAATGTCACTACAGAAAAGATTGAAGAGCAAGATAAGCTACCTACTAATATTCAAAATACCCCCCTTTTAGCAATGGGATTATCGGAACCTGCTCCCGATCCAAATCCTAATTCTAATAAGAGTTTCCGTGCTTTATTAAATGTACCCAAGGAATTAGACGCTATTGTTCGTGAAAATACCAACGATAAGCAAGGAATTTATCCAGGAAAAGAGTATTTAAATAAAATCTTCAATTTTGAAACATTGCGAGATAATTTGAACAAATACAAAATTCTTCACCTTGCTACTCACGGTGTATTTGACTCAACAACCCCAGAACAATCTTATATCTTAATGGGAACTGGTACACCATTAACACCGGATATGATTTCTAGCTTGACAGGATTAAAGGATATTCATTTGGTTGTTTTGTCAGCTTGTCAAACAGCCCTGGCTACTTCTACAAATCAAGATGAAGCTCAGGACGGTGTAGAAATTAATACCCTTGCTTACGAGTTTATGAATCGAGGTGCTAAATCGGTAATGGCTTCTCTTTGGAAAGTTGATGATCCTAGTACATCTCAACTAATGCAGTTATTTTATAAAAATCTTGCTACTGGCAAAATGACGAAATCTGAAGCATTACGTCAAGCACAACTTAGCATAATAAAAGGTAATAACTCTACGAACACAAATATTGATAAACGTGGTGCTTACTTAGAACCAGGTGCATTACCCAGAAATGAGCAGCGCAAAAGTAGTTACTCTCACCCCTACTACTGGGCACCATTTATTTTAATTGGTAACGGTTTATAA